In Xiphias gladius isolate SHS-SW01 ecotype Sanya breed wild chromosome 5, ASM1685928v1, whole genome shotgun sequence, the following are encoded in one genomic region:
- the pi15a gene encoding peptidase inhibitor 15-A — MKPQLFVIEVVFLCVSCGACALGTSIPTVSTSLPAANFTDLGAAQSYGTDTTTISKTRRKRYISQNDMLAILDYHNKVRGKVFPPASNMEYMVWDDTLAKTAEDWAHACLWEHGPPHLLRFLGQNLSVRTGRYRSILQLVKPWYDEVKDYSFPYPQDCNPRCPLRCYGPMCTHYTQMVWATSNKVGCAVHTCHNINVWGAVWKRATYLVCNYSPKGNWIGEAPYKVGVPCSACPPSYGGSCSNNMCFPALKTNYLHWFK; from the exons atgaaacctCAGTTATTTGTCATAGAGGTAGTATTTCTGTGCGTATCTTGCGGAGCATGTGCACTGGGAACGAGTATCCCTACTGTGTCCACGTCCTTGCCAGCCGCCAACTTCACCGATCTTGGTGCAGCGCAGAGCTATGGAACAGACACCACGACTATTTCCAAAACCAGGAGGAAGCGTTATATCAGTCAGAATGACATGCTTGCCATTCTCGATTACCATAACAAAGTAAGAGGGAAAGTCTTTCCCCCAGCATCCAATATGGAATACATG gtgtgGGATGACACTCTGGCTAAGACAGCCGAGGACTGGGCTCATGCCTGCCTGTGGGAGCATGGGCCACCTCACCTCCTCAGGTTCCTGGGTCAAAATCTCTCCGTCAGGACAGGACG CTATCGATCCATTCTTCAGCTGGTGAAACCATGGTACGATGAGGTCAAAGATTACTCTTTTCCATATCCCCAAGACTGCAACCCTCGATGCCCTCTCAGATGCTATGGACCCATGTGTACACATTATACACAG ATGGTGTGGGCAACATCCAATAAAGTTGGCTGTGCTGTCCACACATGCCACAATATTAATGTATGGGGTGCGGTATGGAAGCGGGCAACATACTTAGTTTGCAACTATTCACCTAA ggGTAACTGGATTGGAGAAGCTCCATACAAAGTAGGCGTGCCCTGCTCTGCCTGTCCTCCCAGCTACGGGGGCTCCTGCAGCAACAACATGTGCTTCCCTGCTCTCAAGACAAACTACCTGCACTGGTTCAAATAA